A stretch of Campylobacter concisus DNA encodes these proteins:
- a CDS encoding YggT family protein: protein MILSTLFSAIANILHLIITVYTWVIIAAALISWVRPDPGSPVVQLLYRLTEPVYSFIRRYIKTNFSGIDFTPLIVLLALQFLDQFLIRLLFGFAASL, encoded by the coding sequence ATGATACTTTCCACCCTATTTTCAGCGATTGCAAACATTTTGCACCTTATTATCACGGTCTATACTTGGGTCATCATCGCAGCAGCTCTGATTAGCTGGGTCAGACCTGATCCTGGCTCGCCAGTCGTGCAGCTACTTTATAGGCTAACTGAGCCGGTTTATAGCTTTATTAGGCGCTACATAAAAACAAATTTTAGTGGTATCGACTTTACTCCGCTTATCGTACTTTTAGCACTTCAATTTTTAGATCAATTTTTAATAAGGCTTTTATTTGGTTTTGCTGCGTCACTTTAG
- the gltX gene encoding glutamate--tRNA ligase, with protein sequence MYRFAPSPTGDMHIGNLRAAIFNYICSLQDKSGFILRIEDTDKERNIEGKEKDILEILSKFGIKPEQIYIQSENLKFHRQLASKLLIDKKAFACFCTEEELEAKKQKAKEQGVAYRYDGTCERLSDAEVLNCEKPFVIRMKKPTRTMSFTDAIKGELSFEPDAVDSFVIMRADKTPTYNFACAVDDMLEGVTFVIRGEDHVSNTPKQDLIREGLGYTGKMNYAHLPILLNIEGKKMSKRENESSVKWLFEQGFLPEAIANYLILLGNKTPTEIFTIEDAVKWFDITKISRSPARFDVKKLEQINREHIKLASKERIKEIFGVDENLAELVKFYTQESSLVPEIKAKVEAIYSPKIAPDEYKNEFDIIKKAARNLKACETFDEFKKELMSATNLKGKNFFMPLRALLTNDLHGPELSELYPLIKDDLAKILI encoded by the coding sequence ATGTATCGTTTTGCACCCTCTCCAACAGGAGATATGCACATAGGAAATTTACGTGCCGCTATTTTTAATTATATTTGTTCTTTACAAGATAAAAGTGGCTTTATTTTACGCATAGAAGATACCGACAAAGAGCGAAATATCGAGGGAAAAGAGAAAGATATCTTAGAAATTTTAAGCAAATTTGGCATAAAACCAGAGCAAATTTATATCCAAAGTGAAAATTTAAAATTCCACAGGCAGCTAGCTTCAAAGCTCCTTATCGACAAAAAGGCCTTTGCTTGCTTTTGTACCGAAGAAGAACTCGAGGCAAAAAAACAAAAAGCAAAAGAGCAAGGTGTAGCATATAGATATGACGGCACCTGCGAGAGACTAAGTGATGCTGAAGTTTTAAACTGCGAGAAGCCATTTGTCATCCGCATGAAAAAGCCGACACGCACTATGAGTTTTACAGACGCTATAAAAGGCGAGCTGAGCTTCGAGCCAGACGCAGTTGATAGCTTCGTCATCATGAGAGCAGACAAAACACCAACTTACAACTTTGCCTGCGCAGTCGATGATATGCTTGAGGGCGTGACCTTTGTCATACGTGGCGAGGATCACGTGAGCAATACACCAAAGCAAGACCTCATACGCGAAGGTCTTGGCTATACCGGCAAGATGAACTACGCTCATTTACCTATACTTTTAAATATTGAAGGTAAAAAAATGAGCAAGCGCGAGAACGAATCAAGTGTAAAATGGCTCTTTGAGCAGGGATTTTTGCCTGAGGCGATTGCAAACTATTTGATACTTCTTGGAAACAAAACTCCAACTGAAATTTTTACGATCGAAGATGCAGTAAAGTGGTTTGATATAACCAAAATTTCACGCTCTCCGGCTAGATTTGACGTGAAAAAACTTGAGCAGATAAATAGAGAACACATCAAGCTTGCTTCAAAAGAGCGTATAAAAGAAATTTTTGGCGTAGATGAAAATTTGGCTGAGTTAGTTAAATTTTACACTCAAGAAAGCTCACTAGTGCCTGAGATAAAAGCAAAAGTAGAAGCTATATACTCACCAAAAATAGCTCCAGATGAGTACAAAAATGAATTTGATATTATTAAAAAAGCAGCTCGTAATTTAAAAGCGTGCGAAACATTTGATGAGTTTAAAAAAGAGCTTATGAGCGCTACAAATTTAAAAGGTAAAAACTTTTTCATGCCGCTACGTGCGCTTCTTACAAACGATCTTCACGGCCCTGAGCTTAGCGAACTCTATCCACTCATCAAAGATGATCTAGCTAAAATTTTAATCTAG
- the mscL gene encoding large-conductance mechanosensitive channel protein MscL: MSFISEFKEFAMRGNVIDMAVGVVIGGAFGKIVSSLVGDVIMPVVGVITGGVNFTDLKLTLKEAVDSAPAVTINYGSFIQTMVDFLIIAFCIFCVIKALNSLKKKPVEEAPAAEPETPTDIALLTEIRDLLKK, translated from the coding sequence ATGAGTTTTATAAGCGAATTTAAAGAATTTGCAATGCGTGGAAATGTCATAGATATGGCAGTTGGTGTTGTTATAGGTGGTGCGTTTGGAAAGATCGTTTCGTCGCTAGTTGGTGATGTTATCATGCCAGTTGTAGGTGTTATAACAGGTGGTGTAAATTTCACTGATCTTAAGCTAACGCTAAAAGAAGCAGTAGATAGTGCACCTGCTGTTACAATAAACTATGGCTCATTTATACAAACAATGGTTGATTTCTTAATCATTGCTTTTTGTATTTTTTGTGTCATTAAAGCCTTAAATTCACTTAAGAAAAAGCCAGTCGAAGAGGCACCAGCAGCAGAGCCTGAAACGCCAACAGATATAGCACTTCTAACCGAGATTAGAGATCTTCTTAAAAAATAA
- a CDS encoding Crp/Fnr family transcriptional regulator, with protein sequence MIEKIPFFQGLNEEDLAKLEAISVVKKYKKGEFLFIEGEEPKWLIFLISGSVKLYKTTANGKEIFIHQLAPMNFVAEVVNFENIVYPASAIFTISGEVLKINYEKFAAEFLIKPEICMKFLKSMSEKIRITTNLLHQELILSSEEKVAKFILDHEDLFNELKHTKISSILNMTPETFSRILNKFKTNGLVKLDEKNQILEKDVGGLQEIYSY encoded by the coding sequence ATGATAGAAAAAATCCCGTTTTTTCAAGGCTTAAACGAAGAAGATTTAGCCAAACTTGAAGCCATAAGTGTCGTAAAAAAGTATAAAAAGGGTGAATTTTTATTTATAGAAGGCGAGGAGCCAAAATGGTTAATATTTTTGATAAGCGGCTCTGTTAAGCTTTATAAAACCACGGCAAATGGAAAAGAAATTTTTATTCATCAGTTAGCACCTATGAATTTTGTAGCTGAAGTCGTAAATTTTGAAAATATTGTCTACCCAGCTAGTGCCATTTTTACAATATCTGGCGAGGTGTTAAAGATAAATTATGAAAAATTTGCGGCAGAATTTTTAATAAAACCAGAAATTTGTATGAAATTTTTAAAATCAATGTCTGAAAAGATAAGAATCACAACAAATCTACTTCATCAAGAGTTAATTTTAAGCTCAGAAGAAAAAGTGGCTAAGTTTATTTTAGATCATGAAGATTTATTTAACGAGCTAAAACATACAAAAATTTCATCAATACTTAATATGACTCCAGAAACTTTTTCAAGAATTTTAAATAAATTTAAAACCAATGGTTTGGTTAAACTTGACGAGAAGAACCAAATTTTGGAAAAAGATGTGGGTGGACTGCAAGAAATTTATTCTTATTGA
- a CDS encoding cytochrome c3 family protein: MAEVKKRFFVWSSVIIGIVIGLIASMGIADALHATGSGYICTICHTMDPMNAAYHEDVHGGNNKLGIKAECSACHLNHTSAYTYVLTKLKVSINDGYKTFFTDTDKIDWRKKREHASHFVYDSGCLTCHSNLKNVIQAGKSFLPHRDYFVLGNPNKKSCVDCHEHVGHKNLGLQIDKFEAIKKQENNKTK, encoded by the coding sequence TTGGCTGAAGTTAAGAAGAGATTTTTTGTTTGGTCATCTGTGATAATTGGTATCGTGATTGGACTTATAGCATCTATGGGTATTGCTGATGCACTTCATGCAACTGGTAGCGGCTACATCTGTACCATTTGCCACACTATGGATCCTATGAATGCTGCATATCATGAAGATGTACACGGCGGCAATAACAAGCTTGGCATAAAAGCTGAATGTTCAGCCTGTCACCTAAATCATACAAGTGCCTATACCTATGTACTTACAAAACTTAAAGTATCGATAAATGATGGTTATAAGACATTTTTTACAGATACTGACAAGATCGACTGGCGCAAAAAACGCGAGCATGCATCTCACTTTGTCTATGATAGTGGATGTTTGACTTGTCACTCAAATTTAAAAAATGTTATTCAAGCTGGTAAATCATTCTTGCCACATAGAGATTATTTCGTTCTTGGAAATCCTAATAAAAAATCATGTGTTGACTGCCACGAGCACGTTGGTCACAAGAATTTAGGACTACAAATCGATAAATTTGAAGCAATTAAAAAACAAGAAAACAATAAAACCAAGTAA
- a CDS encoding multiheme c-type cytochrome, whose product MFKKSLMLLACLMSFGFAANMDANKSDALNLNVVKNIKVAHKMSDLSKSCVECHAKETPGIVADWKNSRHAHVGVSCMDCHSVNADNPMASVKVHPKDSNNHVSMLVSPKTCAKCHENEVEEFVKSGHARGAMQMYANPAMVKLMYHYEGMDHPEYKMAPDATGCTQCHGTVIKLDADHKPTKETWPNYGIGNVYPDGGVGGCKSCHSAHTFSIAEARKPAACASCHLGPDHPDIEIFNNSMHGHIYNSEAHKWNFDAAPDTWDVPDFRAPTCAACHMSGVGETTTTHNVSRRLKWNLWGVSSKLRTAGDEQAAVVYEKTGKLTIGTPLAGHPNGPEAARAEMKLVCKACHTSTHTDNFFIMGDKQVELYNVYNAEATKMLEELKAKNLLLADAWEDEFQDVYYHMWHHEGRRMRQGALMGGPDYSHWHGVFEVKNDIRKLREIHKQRMETGKVK is encoded by the coding sequence ATGTTTAAAAAGTCGCTAATGTTATTAGCCTGTCTAATGTCTTTTGGCTTTGCCGCAAACATGGATGCAAATAAATCTGATGCTTTAAACCTTAATGTTGTAAAAAACATTAAAGTTGCTCACAAAATGTCAGACTTATCAAAAAGCTGTGTTGAGTGCCACGCTAAAGAGACACCCGGCATAGTTGCCGATTGGAAAAATAGTCGCCACGCTCACGTTGGTGTAAGTTGTATGGATTGCCACTCTGTAAATGCAGATAATCCTATGGCTTCAGTTAAGGTGCATCCAAAAGATTCTAACAACCACGTATCAATGCTAGTTAGCCCAAAAACTTGTGCTAAGTGCCACGAGAATGAGGTTGAAGAATTTGTTAAGAGTGGTCACGCAAGAGGTGCTATGCAAATGTATGCTAACCCTGCGATGGTAAAACTAATGTATCACTATGAAGGTATGGATCATCCAGAATACAAAATGGCTCCAGACGCTACTGGTTGTACACAGTGCCACGGAACCGTCATCAAACTAGACGCTGATCACAAACCTACAAAAGAGACTTGGCCAAACTACGGTATAGGTAATGTTTATCCTGATGGTGGCGTAGGCGGATGTAAATCATGCCACAGCGCACACACATTTAGCATAGCTGAAGCTAGAAAACCAGCTGCTTGTGCATCTTGCCACCTTGGACCTGATCACCCAGATATTGAGATCTTTAACAACTCAATGCACGGACATATCTATAATAGCGAAGCTCACAAATGGAATTTTGATGCTGCTCCTGATACATGGGATGTACCAGACTTTAGAGCTCCAACTTGTGCAGCTTGCCACATGAGTGGTGTTGGTGAAACAACAACAACTCACAATGTTTCAAGAAGACTAAAATGGAACCTATGGGGCGTCAGCAGTAAGCTAAGAACAGCTGGTGATGAACAAGCTGCTGTTGTTTACGAAAAAACTGGCAAACTAACCATAGGAACGCCACTTGCAGGTCATCCAAATGGACCAGAAGCAGCAAGAGCTGAGATGAAGCTAGTTTGTAAAGCTTGCCATACATCAACTCATACAGATAACTTCTTCATTATGGGTGATAAGCAAGTAGAGCTTTATAACGTTTACAATGCTGAAGCAACTAAGATGCTTGAAGAGTTGAAAGCTAAAAACTTACTACTCGCAGACGCTTGGGAAGATGAATTCCAAGATGTTTACTATCATATGTGGCACCATGAAGGTCGTCGTATGAGACAAGGTGCTTTAATGGGTGGTCCTGACTACTCACACTGGCATGGAGTATTCGAAGTTAAAAATGATATTAGAAAACTTCGTGAGATACACAAACAAAGAATGGAAACTGGTAAAGTTAAATAA
- a CDS encoding metallophosphoesterase produces MGLLRIIIGAFIFSFLINFYSYNRFIKKVSFFIPHLAKIRILLYVICILEFIFVLQIRFSFLSIELYLIAGTLIGFSLFLFAIGLFYDILRSIFSKSNFSPTRRKFIKFCFDITFVIFVIACFLKGIFNALTPPKIRQVDIKIKNLQNDLKIVMITDVHIGEFLQKDFMAKLVSDINLAKPDIVVIVGDLVDVSAQFIGDFLDPLRNLKSTYGTFYVPGNHEYYHGVDGILEKISSLGIRVLGNKNEKIGGINLAGVYDLAGFRFKNLEPNLDKALSGRDETLPTILLSHQPKFIKTMQKDVDLVLCGHTHAGQIFPFGILVLLDQGFLHGLYKINDKMQAYVSSGAGFWGPPVRIFAPSEIAILNLSKE; encoded by the coding sequence TTGGGACTTTTGAGAATTATTATTGGAGCATTTATATTTAGTTTTCTTATAAATTTTTATTCATATAACCGTTTCATAAAAAAGGTTTCATTTTTTATACCACATCTTGCAAAAATCAGGATACTTTTATATGTTATTTGTATTCTTGAGTTTATATTTGTTCTTCAGATCAGGTTTTCATTCTTAAGCATTGAGCTTTATTTGATCGCTGGTACGCTCATAGGATTTTCACTATTTTTGTTTGCTATTGGTCTATTTTACGATATTTTACGTAGTATTTTTTCTAAGAGTAATTTTAGTCCAACAAGACGAAAATTTATAAAATTTTGTTTTGATATTACATTTGTTATTTTTGTAATTGCTTGTTTTTTAAAAGGTATTTTCAATGCTTTAACACCACCAAAGATCAGACAAGTAGATATAAAAATAAAAAATTTACAAAATGATTTAAAAATTGTTATGATAACGGACGTACATATCGGCGAGTTTTTGCAAAAAGATTTTATGGCGAAGCTTGTTAGCGATATAAATTTGGCAAAACCAGATATTGTTGTGATAGTCGGAGACCTTGTCGATGTGAGCGCACAGTTTATTGGTGATTTTTTGGATCCCTTGAGAAATTTAAAAAGCACTTATGGTACATTTTACGTCCCTGGTAATCATGAATATTACCACGGAGTGGACGGCATTTTAGAAAAGATAAGCTCGCTTGGCATTAGGGTGCTTGGCAACAAAAATGAAAAAATTGGCGGCATAAATTTGGCTGGAGTTTATGATCTGGCTGGTTTTAGATTTAAAAATTTAGAGCCAAATTTAGATAAGGCTTTATCGGGACGTGATGAGACACTGCCTACCATTTTACTCTCGCATCAGCCAAAATTTATAAAAACCATGCAAAAAGATGTCGATTTGGTTCTTTGTGGACACACGCATGCTGGTCAAATTTTTCCTTTTGGTATTTTAGTTTTACTTGATCAGGGATTTTTACATGGGCTTTATAAGATTAATGATAAAATGCAAGCCTACGTTAGTAGTGGTGCCGGATTTTGGGGACCACCAGTTAGGATATTTGCGCCAAGTGAGATCGCGATATTAAATTTAAGTAAGGAATAA